The following proteins come from a genomic window of Malus sylvestris chromosome 4, drMalSylv7.2, whole genome shotgun sequence:
- the LOC126618165 gene encoding uncharacterized protein LOC126618165 — protein MGHQRFLEDNHRFRRQTIAFNGRQEHRSAPRQWTGLQCLEELSTLRFNFGKPNKDASVGQRRRRTSSSTSSNSQWKKKSIFYELPYWRHLLIRHNLDVMHIEKNICDSVVGTLLVIEKSKDGLAVRADLEFLNIRRSQHPRRKGNKTFRPPTLFTLNREEKTAFCKVLSTVRVPNGYSSNLSRCVHVNEQKIHGLKGHDCHVLMQQLLPLAIRPVLPKAVTMVLLELSAIFRQLCSKKESKEGFKQLNSRISLTLCQLEKIFPPAFFDIMMHLSIHLADEAAIAGPVPYRLMYPIERYLQTLKRYVRNKGRPEGSIAEAYLVDECLSFCSMYLRDVESRRTHRGRNEDGIGRGVSGGLSIFYSKGCYMGSGENVELDLNVFYQCHKYILNNCDEVSPFRRFRMKYVDDKHKNQNCGVFVPANIPRALGQVNCYGKVVEMFEVKYCGPTEAGDRGQAVMLFKCEWVNSESPRGMKTDQYGFTMVNFNQLGFKEDPFILASQALQTFYVEDTIEKDWHVVVRTQSRDLFDVLEDSDAIDDYSIPNLDDRILDNENFHTRVGVEETPFLESLPLPTELFNQVNADDELTDDGKKYINYFLF, from the exons ATGGGGCATCAACGCTTTCTTGAAGATAATCATAGGTTTCGAAGGCAAACCATAGCTTTTAATGGTCGCCAAGAGCATCGTAGTGCACCAAGGCAGTGGACTGGTTTACAATGTCTCGAAGAACTTTCTACATTAAGATTTAATTTTGGAAAACCAAACAAAGATGCTTCAGTTGGGCAACGCAGAAGAAGAACTTCAAGCAGTACAAGTAGTAACAGTCAGTGGAAGAAGaaatctattttttatgaactacCTTATTGGAGGCATCTGTTGATTAGACATAATCTTGATGTTATGCATATCGAGAAGAATATATGTGACAGTGTGGTGGGAACATTGCTAGttatagaaaagtctaaagatggATTAGCAGTACGTGCAGATCTTGAATTCTTGAACATAAGACGTAGTCAACACCCACgtagaaaaggaaataaaacatTTCGACCTCCAACATTGTTCACGTTGaacagagaagaaaaaactgCGTTTTGCAAAGTGTTGTCTACTGTTCGAGTCCCCAATGgatattcatcaaatttgtcACGATGTGTACATGTGAATGAACAAAAAATACATGGGTTGAAAGGTCATGATTGCCATGTTTTAATGCAACAGTTACTCCCGCTTGCAATACGCCCGGTTTTGCCAAAAGCTGTTACTATGGTATTATTAGAGTTGAGTGCAATTTTCAGACAGTTGTGTAGTAAGAAGGAGTCTAAAGAAGGATTCAAGCAACTGAATTCAAGAATTTCCTTAACATTATGTCAACTTGAAAAAATATTCCCTCCTGCATTTTTTGATATAATGATGCACCTCTCAATTCACTTGGCAGATGAAGCGGCTATTGCAGGGCCTGTTCCATATAGATTGATGTATCCAATTGAAcg GTATTTGCAAACACTGAAGCGCTATGTTCGTAATAAGGGTCGTCCTGAAGGTTCTATTGCTGAAGCATATTTGGTGGATGAGTGCTTGTCCTTCTGTTCCATGTATCTTAGAGATGTTGAGTCTCGTCGTACCCATAGAGGCCGAAATGAAGATGGTATTGGACGTGGAGTATCTGGTGGGTTATCAATTTTTTACTCGAAAGGATGTTATATGGGTTCAGGAGAAAATGTGGAGCTCGATCTAAATGTTTTTTATCAGTGCCATAAATACATTCTCAATAATTGTGATGAAGTTAGCCCATTTCGAAG ATTTCGTATGAAATATGTGGATGATAAGCATAAGAATCAAAATTGTGGTGTCTTTGTACCTGCAAATATTCCTAGAGCACTTGGGCAAGTGAATTGTTATGGCAAAGTTGTAGAGATGTTCGAAGTTAAATATTGTGGTCCTACTGAGGCAGGAGATAGGGGTCAAGCTGTGATGTTATTTAAGTGCGAATGGGTTAATAGTGAAAGTCCACGAGGAATGAAAACCGATCAATATGGATTTACTATGGTGAATTTCAATCAATTGGGATTTAAAGAGGATCCTTTCATATTAGCATCACAAGCATTACAAACATTTTACGTGGaggacacaattgaaaaagattgGCACGTGGTTGTTCGAACCCAGTCGAGGGATTTGTTTGACGTATTGGAGGATAGTGATGCAATTGATGATTATTCCATACCTAACTTGGATGATCGAATTCTTGATAATGAAAATTTCCATACAAGGGTTGGCGTGGAAGAGACTCCTTTTCTTGAATCATTACCGTTGCCTACCGAACTCTTTAATCAAGTCAATGCCGACGACGAGCTAACGGATGACGGGAAAAAGTATatcaattattttttgttttaa
- the LOC126619816 gene encoding zinc finger CCCH domain-containing protein 11-like, translating into MRFTRSICSGHELFLSDSSLFVDDAEAYEKYHMEEEPAVAVKKANENSNGDGPSDSATADGDAEVTNVDDGELYIDELNELEASFSKVAIQEPGTDA; encoded by the exons ATGAGGTTTACAAGGAGTATTTGCAG TGGCCATGAACTATTTTTATCAGATTCTAGCTTATTTGTGGATGATGCTGAGGCATATGAGAAATACCACATGGAGGAAGAACCTGCAGTTGCTGTGAAGAag GCCAATGAGAACTCTAATGGAGATGGACCGAGCGACTCGGCAACAGCTGATGGTGATGCTGAAGTTACCAATGTTGACGATGGTGAACTGTACATAGATGAGTTAAACGAGTTGGAAGCAAGCTTTTCGAAGGTAGCAATTCAAGAGCCAGGCACTGATGCTTAG
- the LOC126618166 gene encoding uncharacterized protein LOC126618166 encodes MDNSCQEQRSEELHLEEEFEAGTSQRTRGPSIPKWTKQLCSFDSSGKCISDNSSAFSRLVAVEVQDNRNFPLERDWRKIKEEVKEVLWNRIKGNIFFEDADIVKMPIIRHMTLKVAEHAHKDYRNKLKKEHYSKRAEEELSHPPPEVNPTQWAALEVAEKNKINRKKKTMNHTIGTKSFARKRQEFNQHGKEVDPVTFFRECHTRKDKSWIDETSERTATTMEGNLQNLIESGQEDNEELRTRVYVDTMGPETHNRVRGYGHEVTPDMVSYACSSSSTSNSSKRSSNSAMALLMTENNVLRMREENTNKRLLDLEGKFEHSNQLLAMFLQKFQPQPSYSSGTQQSGQGQPPQQSGQSQPPQQSGHNQPPPAYPYAGHNQQPSYHMYPMPTPMSYMHQPPMPYMQHLPMSYMQQPPHYQTPVYRPEMAAPAVFCPEVPVGGFSGMLAGGGFDVDFTRYLGADGGSQGGE; translated from the exons ATGGATAATTCTTGTCAAGAACAACGTTCTGAGGAACTTCATTTGGAAGAGGAGTTCGAGGCTG GAACATCTCAACGGACGCGGGGACCCTCAATTCCTAAATGGACGAAACAACTTTGTTCGTTTGATTCGTCTGGAAAATGCATTAGTGATAATTCTAGTGCATTTTCAAGACTTGTAGCAGTGGAGGTACAAGACAACAGAAATTTCCCGTTGGAGAGGGATTGGCGTAAGATTAAGGAAGAAGTTAAGGAAGTTTTGTGGAATAGAAtaaag ggaaatattttttttgaagaTGCTGATATTGTGAAAATGCCTATAATTCGTCATATGACGCTTAAGGTTGCTGAGCATGCGCATAAAGACTATagaaataagttaaaaaaagaGCATTATTCTAAAAGAGCAGAAGAGGAGCTCAGCCACCCTCCTCCTGAAGTGAATCCTACACAGTGGGCTGCATTG GAGGTTGCTGAAAAAAATAAGATTAAtcggaaaaagaaaacaatgaacCATACTATAGGGACAAAATCTTTTGCAAGAAAACGGCAAGAATTT AACCAGCATGGGAAAGAGGTAGATCCAGTAACCTTTTTCCGTGAATGTCATACACGAAAGGATAAAAGTTGGATTGATGAAACGTCGGAGCGTACAGCG ACAACAATGGAGGGCAATTTGCAAAATTTGATTGAGTCGGGCCAAGAGGATAATGAAGAACTTAGGACCCGTGTTTATGTTGATACAATGGGTCCTGAGACTCATAACAGAGTCAGAGGGTATGGTCATGAGGTGACTCCTGATATGGTGTCCTATGCATGTTCTTCATCTTCTACATCAAATTCCTCCAAAAGGTCATCTAATAGTGCAATGGCATTGCTGATGACTGAAAATAATGTGTTGAGAATGAGAGAAGAAAATACTAATAAACGGCTTTTGGACCTAGAAGGCAAGTTTGAACATAGTAATCAGTTGCTTGCTATGTTTCTCCAAAAATTTCAGCCTCAACCATCGTATAGCTCGGGAACCCAACAATCAGGCCAGGGTCAGCCTCCTCAACAGTCAGGCCAGAGTCAGCCTCCTCAACAGTCGGGCCATAATCAGCCTCCCCCTGCATATCCATATGCTGGCCATAATCAGCAACCTTCATATCATATGTATCCGATGCCTACACCCATGTCATACATGCATCAGCCGCCCATGCCATATATGCAGCATCTTCCCATGTCATACATGCAGCAGCCTCCGCATTATCAAACGCCAGTATATCGACCTGAGATGGCTGCTCCTGCTGTATTTTGTCCTGAAGTTCCAGTTGGGGGGTTTTCTGGAATGCTTGCTGGTGGTGGATTTGATGTGGACTTCACAAGGTATTTAGGAGCAGATGGAGGATCTCAAGGAGGAGAATGA